From the genome of Gracilinanus agilis isolate LMUSP501 chromosome 2, AgileGrace, whole genome shotgun sequence, one region includes:
- the GJD2 gene encoding gap junction delta-2 protein, which translates to MGEWTILERLLEAAVQQHSTMIGRILLTVVVIFRILIVAIVGETVYDDEQTMFVCNTLQPGCNQACYDRAFPISHIRYWVFQIIMVCTPSLCFITYSVHQSAKQRERRYSTVFLALDRDPPESIGGPGGAGGGSSGGGKREDNKKLQNAIVNGVLQNTENTSKETEPDCLEVKELAPHPSGLRTAARSKLRRQEGISRFYIIQVVFRNALEIGFLVGQYFLYGFSVPGLYECDRYPCIKEVECYVSRPTEKTVFLVFMFAVSGICVVLNLAELNHLGWRKIKLAVRGAQAKRKSVYEIRNKDLPRVSVPNFGRTQSSDSAYV; encoded by the exons ATGGGGGAATGGACCATCTTAGAGAGGCTGCTGGAAGCCGCCGTGCAGCAACATTCCACTATGATTGGGAG GATCCTGCTGACAGTGGTGGTGATCTTCCGGATCCTTATCGTGGCCATAGTGGGTGAGACAGTGTATGATGATGAGCAGACCATGTTTGTATGCAATACCCTGCAGCCAGGCTGCAACCAAGCCTGCTATGACCGAGCTTTCCCTATCTCTCATATCCGCTACTGGGTCTTCCAAATCATCATGGTGTGCACTCCAAGCCTCTGCTTCATCACCTACTCAGTGCACCAATCTGCCAAGCAGAGGGAACGCCGTTATTCTACTGTCTTCCTCGCCCTGGACAGGGACCCTCCTGAGTCAATTGGGGGTCCTGGAGGAGCCGGGGGTGGGAGCAGTGGTGGGGGCAAGCGGGAAGACAATAAGAAGCTGCAAAATGCTATTGTAAATGGAGTACTACAAAATACAGagaatactagcaaggagacggAGCCAGACTGTCTAGAGGTTAAGGAGTTGGCTCCACACCCATCCGGGCTGCGTACAGCAGCCCGTTCTAAGCTCCGTCGGCAAGAGGGCATCTCCCGCTTCTACATTATTCAGGTGGTTTTCCGTAATGCCCTAGAAATTGGGTTCCTGGTAGGCCAGTACTTCCTTTATGGCTTCAGTGTCCCTGGACTGTATGAGTGTGACCGCTACCCCTGTATCAAGGAGGTAGAATGCTATGTTTCCCGGCCCACAGAGAAGACAGTCTTCCTTGTGTTCATGTTCGCTGTGAGTGGCATTTGTGTTGTCCTCAATCTGGCTGAACTCAATCACCTGGGCTGGCGCAAGATTAAGCTGGCTGTGCGTGGTGCACAGGCCAAGAGGAAGTCAGTCTATGAGATCCGCAACAAGGACCTGCCTCGTGTCAGCGTACCGAATTTTGGCAGGACTCAGTCAAGTGACTCTGCCTATGTGTGA